In Capillimicrobium parvum, a genomic segment contains:
- a CDS encoding MFS transporter → MTARPAAADSAAARRRFLAPLALAQFICSFAGSNMNVMINDITKDLDTTVAGVQAAITLFLLIMAILMIPCSKLTDRWGRKRCFTMGLVLYGIGALLSAAAPGLGVLIIGNSVLEGVGTALLIPPVYILTTLRFGDTMSRARAFGVISGFGGMGAAAGPLIGGLITSAISWRAAFVFQALIVATIVLLSRRVTDPLPADPERPFDAVGAVLSAAGLFFIVFGILQADRDPVLMAVLLVVGGALLAGFFVYIRARERSGQEPLLSTRLFKNRVSNLGLITQNIQWLLLMGVSFVVAVFLQTVRGYDAIETGVIFTAATLGVLVSSLAAERLAKRRPQRTLIVAGFVMTGAGIVLLLALVGASSRVVAFAPGLLLIGLGLGVMLTPSVNLVQSSFPEEQQGEISGLSRSVSNLGSSFGTAIAGTILVSNLGGGNTSYVIAMIVLAALALVGLAAGLRLPPNPQRVGAPAAEALR, encoded by the coding sequence GTGACCGCTCGCCCGGCAGCCGCCGACTCGGCCGCCGCCCGGCGCAGGTTCCTGGCTCCTCTCGCGCTGGCGCAGTTCATCTGCAGCTTCGCCGGCTCGAACATGAACGTGATGATCAACGACATCACCAAGGACCTCGACACGACCGTGGCCGGGGTGCAGGCGGCCATCACGCTCTTCCTGCTGATCATGGCGATCCTCATGATCCCGTGCAGCAAGCTCACTGACCGCTGGGGCCGCAAGCGCTGCTTCACCATGGGCCTCGTGCTGTACGGGATCGGCGCCCTGTTGAGTGCCGCCGCGCCGGGATTGGGCGTTCTGATCATCGGCAACTCGGTGCTGGAAGGCGTCGGGACGGCGCTGCTGATCCCACCGGTCTACATCCTCACGACGCTCCGGTTCGGCGACACCATGTCGCGCGCCCGGGCGTTCGGCGTCATCAGCGGGTTCGGCGGCATGGGAGCGGCTGCCGGTCCGCTGATCGGCGGGCTGATCACGAGCGCCATCAGCTGGCGCGCCGCGTTCGTGTTCCAGGCGTTGATCGTCGCGACGATCGTCCTGCTGAGTCGCCGTGTGACCGACCCGCTGCCCGCCGACCCGGAGCGACCGTTCGACGCGGTCGGCGCGGTCCTCTCCGCGGCCGGCCTGTTCTTCATCGTCTTCGGGATCCTGCAAGCCGACCGGGATCCGGTCCTGATGGCGGTCCTGCTCGTCGTCGGCGGCGCGTTGCTCGCCGGGTTCTTCGTCTACATCCGGGCACGCGAGCGCTCCGGACAGGAGCCCCTGCTCTCGACACGATTGTTCAAGAACCGTGTGTCGAACCTCGGCCTGATCACCCAGAACATCCAGTGGCTGCTGCTGATGGGCGTGTCGTTCGTCGTGGCGGTCTTCCTGCAGACCGTACGTGGGTATGACGCCATCGAGACCGGGGTCATCTTCACCGCGGCCACGCTCGGTGTGCTGGTTTCGTCGCTGGCGGCCGAGCGGCTCGCGAAACGACGCCCGCAGCGCACCCTCATCGTGGCCGGCTTCGTCATGACGGGTGCCGGGATCGTGCTGCTGCTTGCGCTGGTCGGCGCCTCGTCGCGGGTCGTCGCGTTCGCCCCGGGTCTGCTGCTGATCGGCCTCGGCCTCGGCGTGATGCTGACACCGTCGGTCAACCTCGTGCAGTCCAGCTTCCCGGAGGAACAACAGGGCGAGATCTCCGGTCTGTCGCGAAGCGTCTCGAACCTGGGTTCCTCGTTCGGTACGGCGATCGCCGGGACGATCCTCGTGTCGAACCTGGGCGGCGGGAACACGTCCTACGTCATCGCGATGATCGTGCTGGCCGCCCTCGCGCTCGTGGGCCTGGCCGCCGGGCTCCGCCTCCCGCCGAACCCACAGCGCGTCGGCGCGCCCGCAGCAGAAGCATTGCGCTGA
- a CDS encoding cation:proton antiporter, with product MHWTLAIVAGAVLTVASFSRLLSGTPVTPAMVFVAIGILVGPRVIGEIDLSPLSSTVRVLAEATLTLVLFSDASRIDLRALRRDYHLPARLLGIGLPLTIVAGAVAATALYPELPVAEAVVLAILLAPTDAALGQAVVTEPRLPLRIRQGLNVESGLNDGICVPLLLIALAVADVDADVQTGHYAVTVVLEEIGYGILGGIAAGAAAAAVVVLAGRRRLITPMWMQIIPVAGAALAYGIADPLGGSGFIAAFVAGMTFGALLRRDPGDIAAFGEQAGGLLSALTFLAFGAILLGPELGHVTWQAALYAVLSLTVVRMLPVVIALIGSGARWQTAAFLGWFGPRGLASIVFAVLIVEEANLPHTPTILLATYITVGLSVLAHGVSAAPLAIRYARWFTAHPENARPAMESVRVAVHRARGQPAASDRM from the coding sequence ATGCATTGGACGCTGGCGATCGTCGCAGGGGCGGTGCTCACCGTCGCTTCGTTCTCGAGGCTGCTCTCGGGGACCCCGGTCACACCGGCGATGGTGTTCGTGGCGATCGGCATCCTCGTCGGCCCGCGCGTCATCGGCGAGATCGACCTCTCGCCCCTGAGCTCGACGGTCCGCGTGCTGGCCGAGGCGACGCTGACGCTCGTGCTGTTCTCCGACGCATCACGGATCGACCTGCGCGCACTGCGGCGCGACTATCACCTGCCGGCTCGCCTGCTCGGAATCGGGCTTCCCCTGACGATCGTCGCCGGCGCCGTCGCCGCCACGGCCCTCTACCCCGAGCTCCCCGTCGCCGAGGCCGTGGTCCTCGCCATCCTGCTGGCGCCGACCGATGCCGCACTCGGGCAGGCCGTCGTCACCGAACCACGGCTGCCGCTTCGCATCAGGCAGGGACTGAACGTCGAGAGCGGCCTGAACGACGGGATCTGCGTCCCGCTGCTGCTGATCGCGCTGGCCGTCGCCGACGTCGACGCCGATGTCCAGACGGGCCACTACGCGGTCACGGTGGTGCTCGAGGAGATCGGCTACGGCATCCTCGGCGGGATCGCCGCGGGGGCGGCGGCCGCCGCCGTCGTCGTCCTGGCCGGCCGGCGCCGGCTGATCACGCCCATGTGGATGCAGATCATCCCGGTCGCGGGCGCCGCGCTCGCGTACGGGATCGCGGACCCGCTCGGCGGCTCGGGGTTCATCGCGGCGTTCGTGGCCGGAATGACCTTCGGAGCCCTGCTTCGGCGGGATCCGGGGGACATCGCGGCGTTCGGCGAGCAGGCCGGCGGACTGCTCAGCGCGCTGACGTTCCTGGCGTTCGGGGCGATCCTGCTCGGCCCCGAGCTCGGACACGTGACGTGGCAGGCCGCGCTGTACGCCGTGCTCAGCCTCACCGTCGTGCGCATGCTCCCGGTCGTGATCGCCCTGATCGGCAGCGGCGCCCGCTGGCAGACCGCAGCCTTCCTCGGCTGGTTCGGCCCGCGCGGGCTGGCTTCGATCGTCTTCGCGGTCCTGATCGTCGAAGAGGCGAACCTGCCCCACACGCCCACGATCCTCCTCGCCACCTACATCACCGTCGGCTTGTCCGTCCTCGCCCACGGCGTCTCCGCGGCACCCCTGGCGATCCGTTACGCCCGCTGGTTCACGGCCCACCCCGAGAACGCGCGCCCCGCGATGGAGAGCGTCCGCGTCGCCGTCCACCGAGCGCGCGGCCAGCCCGCCGCGAGCGACCGCATGTGA
- a CDS encoding cation transporter has translation MVQAGAARPPGPPTARTADWQRAARLAVALSWLSLVYMAIEGGVGVWQGATAGSVALVGWGLASFIEGLASAVIVWRFTGSRRLSETAEHRAQRLVAIQFFILAPYVLFESIKTLIEGGHPDITVIGMALTATSVVLMPLLGRAKHRLAERLGSTATAGEGTQNVLCGVQAAAVLAGLAANAAVGAWWLDPLIGLFIAFVAVKEGREAWRGETCCDCAAPHIRSA, from the coding sequence TTGGTCCAGGCCGGCGCCGCCCGCCCGCCGGGGCCGCCCACGGCGCGCACCGCCGACTGGCAGCGCGCCGCGCGCCTCGCCGTCGCGCTGTCGTGGCTGAGCCTGGTCTACATGGCGATCGAGGGTGGGGTCGGCGTCTGGCAGGGAGCCACGGCCGGCTCGGTCGCCCTTGTCGGCTGGGGCCTGGCCTCCTTCATCGAAGGGCTCGCGTCCGCCGTCATCGTCTGGCGATTCACCGGTTCACGCCGGCTGTCCGAGACGGCCGAGCATCGCGCCCAGAGGCTCGTCGCGATCCAGTTCTTCATCCTCGCGCCCTATGTGCTCTTCGAGAGCATCAAGACCCTGATCGAAGGCGGACACCCCGACATCACCGTCATCGGCATGGCGCTCACGGCAACCAGCGTCGTGCTCATGCCGCTGCTCGGCAGGGCCAAGCACCGCCTCGCCGAGCGACTCGGCTCGACCGCCACGGCCGGCGAGGGAACCCAGAACGTGCTGTGCGGCGTTCAAGCGGCCGCGGTCCTCGCCGGCCTGGCCGCCAACGCCGCCGTCGGCGCCTGGTGGCTCGACCCGCTGATCGGCCTGTTCATCGCGTTCGTCGCGGTGAAGGAAGGGCGCGAAGCCTGGCGCGGCGAGACGTGCTGCGACTGCGCAGCTCCGCATATCCGATCCGCCTGA
- a CDS encoding MerR family transcriptional regulator gives MDQATLTIGQLAQRFGINTSAIRYYEREGVLPQPARVSGQRRYGPDAAKRLEVLEVVKRAGFTLDEARLLLQSTGAGAPAFESLRELAQRKLPEVDALIARAQAMRTWLLTAIDCSCTSLDVCALFEPSHGTPASDAPHPLRVTRGTSRPAAFNA, from the coding sequence ATGGACCAGGCCACGCTCACCATCGGGCAGCTCGCGCAGCGCTTCGGCATCAATACGTCGGCCATCCGCTACTACGAGCGCGAGGGCGTGCTGCCTCAGCCGGCCCGCGTCAGCGGCCAGCGCCGTTACGGGCCCGACGCGGCAAAGCGCCTCGAAGTCCTGGAGGTCGTCAAGCGGGCGGGCTTCACTCTCGACGAGGCACGGCTGCTGCTGCAGAGCACCGGGGCCGGCGCCCCCGCGTTCGAGTCGCTCCGTGAGCTGGCGCAGCGCAAGCTGCCCGAAGTCGACGCGCTCATCGCACGCGCCCAGGCGATGCGCACCTGGCTGCTGACCGCCATCGACTGCTCGTGCACCAGCCTCGACGTCTGCGCGCTCTTCGAGCCGAGCCACGGCACACCCGCGTCGGACGCGCCTCACCCGCTACGCGTCACCCGCGGCACCAGCCGTCCCGCGGCATTCAACGCCTGA
- a CDS encoding SHOCT domain-containing protein, translating to MPLIRGLARTAAIAGTATAVSNRVSRRQGERWQAKEEEAQAQAAPAPAPSPQAAPGPPARDTVAQLKDLADLKAQGILTDAEFAAEKAKILGS from the coding sequence ATGCCACTGATCAGAGGACTGGCGCGGACAGCGGCGATCGCCGGAACGGCGACGGCGGTGTCCAACCGCGTCAGCCGCCGCCAGGGCGAGCGCTGGCAGGCCAAGGAGGAAGAGGCACAGGCGCAGGCCGCCCCGGCGCCCGCCCCCTCGCCGCAGGCCGCACCCGGCCCTCCAGCCCGGGACACCGTCGCCCAACTCAAGGATCTCGCCGACCTGAAGGCTCAGGGCATCCTCACCGACGCCGAGTTCGCGGCGGAGAAGGCCAAGATCCTGGGGAGCTGA
- a CDS encoding DUF6325 family protein, whose translation MSADAMELGPVDIVVIGYPPDAPKAGDAVPIFLDLVDRGIIRVLDVAGVQKNEDGTFDAFLAADIDGDGFPDLAAFSGASTGLLAHSDLSTASDDLEPGTAAILIVYENRWAAPFVAAVRRNGGEVLAFERVPAADLLDALDALDEPETAA comes from the coding sequence ATGAGCGCAGACGCAATGGAACTGGGACCGGTCGACATCGTCGTCATCGGCTACCCGCCCGACGCACCGAAGGCGGGCGACGCCGTCCCGATCTTCCTGGACCTCGTCGACCGCGGCATCATCCGCGTCCTCGACGTCGCCGGTGTGCAGAAGAACGAGGACGGCACGTTCGACGCCTTCTTGGCTGCGGACATCGACGGCGATGGCTTCCCGGACCTCGCGGCGTTCTCGGGGGCCAGCACGGGGCTCCTGGCCCACTCGGACCTGAGCACGGCGTCCGACGATCTTGAGCCCGGCACGGCGGCCATCCTCATCGTCTACGAGAACCGCTGGGCCGCCCCCTTCGTCGCGGCCGTCCGCCGTAACGGCGGCGAGGTGCTCGCGTTCGAACGCGTCCCGGCGGCGGACCTCCTCGACGCCCTCGACGCGCTGGACGAGCCCGAGACGGCCGCTTAG
- a CDS encoding SHOCT domain-containing protein, whose amino-acid sequence MANVPFADNYPFLEVMWSMLVFVGFVFWIWLAVMVFMDIFRRDDMGGFAKAMWIVFVIFIPLLGVLVYLIAYHNSIAERNMRGQEAAKAAFDQQVREAAGKSGPATEIATAKSLLDAGAITDAEYDDLKTKALAGRS is encoded by the coding sequence ATGGCGAACGTTCCCTTTGCCGACAACTATCCATTCCTCGAAGTCATGTGGTCGATGCTGGTGTTCGTCGGCTTCGTGTTCTGGATCTGGCTGGCGGTCATGGTCTTCATGGACATCTTCCGCCGGGACGACATGGGCGGCTTCGCCAAGGCGATGTGGATCGTCTTCGTGATCTTCATCCCGCTGCTCGGGGTGCTGGTCTACCTGATCGCGTACCACAACTCGATCGCCGAACGCAACATGCGCGGCCAGGAGGCCGCCAAGGCGGCCTTCGACCAGCAGGTGCGCGAGGCGGCCGGAAAGTCGGGCCCGGCCACGGAGATCGCCACCGCCAAGAGCCTGCTCGACGCCGGCGCCATCACGGACGCCGAATACGACGACCTCAAGACCAAGGCGCTGGCCGGGCGGTCCTGA
- a CDS encoding class II glutamine amidotransferase, protein MCRWMAWLGQPVLMDELLFKTKHGIVAQSLHSDLGAEPTNGDGFGVGWYGTGSGPGLYRSVAPAWSDANLRDLAAHVESPLFLAHVRAAIGSPVQETNCHPFRHDGWLFVHNGFVAGFERLRRDLMLAVDPDLFPLVQGTTDTEVVLHLALTFGLREDPIGALERAVGTIEAVAARRGVPAPVQGTFGISDGTAVWAVRYASEGLPRTLFTSCDADAIRRLHPENPRLQRLGHDDRLVVSEPFSDLPGLWREVPPGTAVTVRHGDVLEERPFTPRERAVSVATGPIPDTARG, encoded by the coding sequence ATGTGTCGCTGGATGGCGTGGCTGGGCCAGCCCGTCCTCATGGACGAGCTGCTGTTCAAGACCAAGCACGGGATCGTCGCCCAGAGCCTGCACTCCGACCTCGGCGCGGAGCCCACGAACGGAGACGGGTTCGGCGTCGGCTGGTACGGGACCGGTTCCGGGCCCGGCCTGTATCGCAGCGTCGCGCCGGCGTGGAGCGACGCGAACCTCCGCGACCTCGCCGCGCATGTCGAATCTCCGCTCTTCCTGGCTCATGTGCGCGCGGCGATCGGCTCGCCCGTGCAGGAGACCAACTGCCACCCGTTCCGCCACGACGGCTGGCTGTTCGTCCACAACGGCTTCGTCGCCGGGTTCGAGCGGCTGCGGCGCGACCTCATGCTGGCGGTGGACCCCGACCTGTTCCCGCTCGTCCAGGGCACCACCGACACGGAGGTGGTTCTTCATCTGGCGCTGACGTTCGGCCTCCGGGAGGATCCGATCGGCGCGCTCGAGCGTGCGGTCGGGACCATCGAGGCGGTCGCTGCGCGGCGCGGCGTTCCAGCGCCCGTGCAGGGCACGTTCGGCATCTCCGACGGAACGGCGGTCTGGGCGGTGCGCTACGCCAGCGAAGGGCTGCCGCGGACGCTGTTCACGTCGTGCGACGCGGACGCGATCCGGCGCCTGCACCCGGAGAACCCGAGGCTGCAGCGCCTCGGCCATGACGACCGCCTCGTGGTCTCCGAGCCCTTCTCGGACCTGCCCGGGCTGTGGCGGGAGGTGCCGCCCGGTACGGCGGTCACCGTCCGCCACGGCGATGTGCTCGAGGAACGGCCGTTCACGCCTCGGGAGCGCGCGGTGTCGGTGGCGACGGGACCGATCCCTGACACGGCCCGTGGCTGA
- a CDS encoding SpoIIAA family protein, with the protein MLRRMDDMPAGTLGFEAVGKVDDDDWEETVEPVLRREIAEGRNVRMLYLIGPSAGEMEGDAMKADTGFRARHASSFDRVAVVSDENWMRPALRGLSFLLPGKARGFHVRELEQAKAWLVEDVA; encoded by the coding sequence ATGCTGCGACGGATGGACGACATGCCGGCTGGGACGCTCGGCTTCGAGGCGGTCGGCAAGGTGGACGACGACGACTGGGAGGAGACGGTCGAGCCGGTGCTCCGGCGCGAGATCGCCGAGGGCCGTAACGTGCGGATGCTCTATCTCATCGGGCCGTCGGCGGGCGAGATGGAGGGCGATGCGATGAAGGCCGACACCGGGTTCCGGGCGCGGCACGCGTCGTCGTTCGACCGGGTTGCCGTGGTCAGCGACGAGAACTGGATGCGCCCCGCGCTGCGCGGCCTGTCGTTCCTCCTGCCCGGCAAGGCGCGCGGGTTCCACGTGCGCGAACTCGAGCAGGCGAAGGCCTGGCTCGTCGAGGACGTCGCCTGA
- a CDS encoding cob(I)yrinic acid a,c-diamide adenosyltransferase has product MTVNLTRIYTKLGDGGETHLGDMSRVPKTHPRIEAYGVVDELNAQLGLALAAGELPADQAQWLGHIQNDLFDVGADLSVPESGDGGRERLRVVPEQVAWLEERCDEVNATLAPLKSFVLPGGSRAAAHLHVCRTVCRRAERRALLVQDANPEVVRYLNRLSDLLFILSRAANAGGEEPLWQPGRFR; this is encoded by the coding sequence ATGACCGTCAACCTCACCCGCATCTACACGAAGCTCGGCGACGGCGGCGAGACGCACCTCGGCGACATGAGCCGGGTGCCGAAGACCCACCCGCGCATCGAGGCCTACGGGGTGGTCGACGAGCTCAACGCGCAGCTCGGCCTCGCGCTCGCCGCAGGCGAGCTGCCGGCCGACCAGGCGCAGTGGCTGGGCCACATCCAGAACGACCTCTTCGACGTCGGCGCCGACCTCTCCGTGCCCGAGTCCGGGGACGGCGGCCGCGAGCGCCTGCGCGTGGTGCCCGAGCAGGTCGCCTGGCTCGAGGAGCGCTGCGACGAGGTCAACGCCACGCTCGCGCCGCTGAAGTCGTTCGTGCTGCCGGGCGGGTCGCGCGCCGCCGCCCACCTGCACGTCTGCCGCACGGTCTGCCGGCGCGCGGAGCGCCGGGCGCTGCTCGTGCAGGACGCGAACCCGGAGGTGGTGCGCTACCTCAACCGGCTCTCCGACCTGCTCTTCATCCTCAGCCGCGCCGCGAACGCGGGCGGCGAGGAGCCGCTCTGGCAGCCCGGCCGCTTCCGCTGA
- a CDS encoding DUF4430 domain-containing protein: MRPLRLAALAAVAAGSLALGACGGRSPSGSSDVSVLVTRDSGAQRVGDAGPQPAAGGQTLLSLLRAGFDVRESGGRVQAIDGTPGPWRVFVNGVHETGDPAKAGVHAGDRIWWDAHRVDVPAVIGSYPEPFAHGRDGRRWPVRVECVRHGDKRSCDAIAKRLGESGILASQSLIGTEGGDENLRVLVGPWSAMRGDRAARLVDLGPRASGVAARFSDDGRSLALLDAGGHVVRTLGPGSGLIAATAFDDQPPTWFITGTDAAGVASAVRAFDEGTLADRFALAVGDDRGIPLPLRSPGTD; this comes from the coding sequence ATGCGCCCCCTTCGTCTCGCCGCCCTGGCCGCCGTCGCGGCCGGCTCGCTCGCCCTCGGCGCGTGCGGCGGCAGGTCGCCGAGCGGGTCGAGCGACGTCTCGGTGCTCGTGACGCGCGACTCCGGTGCCCAGCGGGTCGGCGACGCCGGGCCGCAGCCGGCGGCCGGCGGCCAGACGCTGCTGAGCCTGCTGCGCGCGGGCTTCGACGTGCGCGAGTCCGGTGGGCGCGTGCAGGCGATCGACGGGACGCCCGGGCCGTGGCGCGTCTTCGTCAACGGGGTCCACGAGACGGGTGACCCCGCCAAGGCCGGCGTCCACGCGGGCGACCGCATCTGGTGGGACGCGCACCGGGTTGACGTGCCGGCGGTGATCGGCTCGTACCCGGAGCCGTTCGCCCACGGGCGGGACGGCAGGCGCTGGCCGGTTCGCGTGGAGTGCGTGCGCCACGGCGACAAGCGCTCGTGCGACGCGATCGCGAAGCGGCTGGGGGAGAGCGGCATCCTCGCGTCGCAGTCCCTCATCGGGACCGAGGGCGGCGACGAGAACCTGCGCGTGCTCGTCGGACCGTGGTCGGCGATGCGCGGCGATCGCGCTGCGCGGCTCGTCGACCTCGGCCCGCGGGCGTCCGGCGTCGCGGCCCGCTTCTCCGACGACGGGCGGTCGCTCGCGCTGCTCGACGCCGGCGGCCACGTCGTGCGGACCCTCGGTCCCGGGTCCGGCCTGATCGCCGCCACCGCGTTCGACGACCAGCCGCCGACCTGGTTCATCACCGGCACCGACGCCGCCGGGGTGGCCTCGGCGGTCCGGGCGTTCGACGAGGGGACGCTCGCCGATCGCTTCGCG